The genomic region GGCTCGAACTCGAACTGGCGCACGGCGGCGACGGCGGCCTCATCGAAGCCCGGGCCGGCCGACTGCGTCACCTGCACGTCGGTGACGGCGCCCGCCTCGGAGATGTCGATGAACATGACCACGGTGCCCTCGAGCTGCTGAGCGAGGGCCTCGGGGGGGTACTGAGCCTCCACCTGGCGCTTGAGGACCGGGGCCTTGGTGAGCACCCCGGCGGGGGCCCCCGCATCCGGCGAGGGCGTACCAGCGTCCGGGGCCTCCTGGGCCACGGCTCCGGTCGCGAGGAGAAGACAAAGAACGGCGGAGAGCGTTTTCATGAGAGGGCGCGGGGGTCCGCGCCCCCCGTCTAACGCCCTCCGGCTTTGGGCGCGAGAACGATTTCGATGCGCCGGTTGAGACTGCGGTTCTCCGGACTGTCGTTGGGGGCGATGGGCTGGTACTGCCCGTAGCCGGCGGCGGAGAGGACGGTGGGGTCCACGCCGGAGTCCTGGAGGGCGCGTACGACGGCCATGGCGCGGGCCAGGCTCAGCTCCCAGTTGGAGGGGAAGGGGCCGTCCTTGGGCATGGGCACGTCGTCGGTGTGGCCCTCGACGCGGATGATGCGGCCCTGGACGGTCTTGAGGGCGGCGGCGATCTTCACCAGGGCATCCTGGCCCTCCTTGTTGACGCGGGTGGAGCCGGAGGCGAAGAGGATCTTGTCCTTGAGCTGGACGGTCATCCGGCCTTGGAGCTCGGAGAGCTGAATCTTCCCTTCGGAGATCTCCTGCTTGAGGCTCTGGGCGAGGTTCTCGTACTCGGAGCTCTTCTTCTCGAGGGCCTCCTTGGCCTCGGCGAGCTTGCGAGTGGACTTGGCGAGCTCGTCATTGAGGGCGGAGAGCTCGATGTTCTTCTGCTCGAGGGCGTGGCGCTCGGCGGCGGCGGCGGTGAGGCGGGACTCGGAGGTGGTGAGGCGGGAGGTCAGGGCCTCCTTGTCGCGCTCGAGGGTGGCGATCTGCTCTTCCAGGTGGCGCACCTTGGCCTCGAGGGCCTCTCGAGCGCCCTTCTCATCCTTGAGGCGGTTGTCGAGGTTCTCGGCCTCCCGGGCGAGCTCGTCATACTTGCCCTGAGAGACGCAGGCGGTGGCGGTGAGCGCCGCGAGCGCGGCCAGGGCCAACGTGGAACGCATGGATGTGAGTCCTCCTGAGGGACGGCGAGTAGGGCGGAGGAGACTACCGCCCACGGAGGGCGGCGTCAGGCACGGAGTTCAAGAGCCACTGCTCTTGAGTTCGACCTTCTCCACGAACTTCTTCTTGAGCGCATCCCGGTGCGCGGCGGAGTGCGCGTCGAGGTACATGACGAAGCTGCGTGAGTCCTGCTGGCACACGAACCACGCGTCCTCGCTCTCGGCGCAGGCACCGTAAGCATCATTGAACCAGTACGGCTCGAAACCCAGGCTGGCGCCGAAGCTCAGAGCCTCCCTCAGAGTGTCTTGCCGGTTATTGGCCAAGATGGCGTATCGAGGAGGGTCGGGCAGGCGGAAGGCCGAGAAGCCCTTGCGGTACAACAGGTTTCGGAACGACCGGGCGATGGTCTCTCCAACTCCCTTCTCCCAGTTTTCGACAACGATGGGCTCCCAGTTGGCTCGGCCGTAGATCAGCGTGCGAGCACCGCTCACACTCTGAGCGGCGATCGTGACCCCCTTGCGAGGAATAGAGGGTTTGCCGCGCTTCACCTGATCCTCATAAAGGCGCAACAGGGAATCGATGTCAGGTCGTGCGTCGTCGGCGAACCTGATGACGCGCTCTTGCCGTCCGAACTCCCGGAGATATCCCAGGTACAAGGGCGGGAGCGGTCTCTGGACCAACTCCAAGAACCTCTGGATCTGCTCCTCTGTCGCTCCCTCCCGAGAAAGAGACGCTCCTCCGGACAAGCGCTCCACGAAGTCGATAAAAGCGCGGATGTCGTCACTCGCGGCCGTGGAGATCATGCCAACTCTTGCCTGAACACGCACACCACCATGGTGTCCCCTTGACGCTGCTCACTCCTTGAGTTCGAGCTTCTCGACGAACTTCTTCTTGAGCGCATCCCGGTGCGCGGCGGAGTGCGCGTCGAGATACATGACGAACCTGCGCTGTCCCTGCTTGCACACGAACCACGCGTCCTCGCTCTCGGCGCAGGCGCCGTAAGCGTCGTTGAACCAGTACGGCTCGAAACCCAGGCTGGCGCCGAAACTCAGGGCCTCCGCCAGAGTTCCTGGCTGGTTGTTGAACAGGATGGCGTATCGGGGAGGGTTGGGCAGACGGAACGCCGAGAAGCCCTTGCGGTACAAAAGATTCCGAAATGATTGAGCGATGGGCTCTCCCACTCCCTTCTCCCAGTTAATAACGACGATTGGCTCTGGTTGTGCCTGCTCGTAGATAAGCGAGCGGGCCCCGCTCAAACTCTGGACTGCGATCGTCACCCCATTGAGAGGGATTTCGGGCTCGCCTTGTTGCACCTGGTCCTCATAGAACTCCAGCAGTGACTCGATGTCCTGGTGTGCATCATCTGCGAATCGAAGACCGCCCGTCTGCCGCCCGAACTCACGGAGGTACCTCAGATACAAGGGAGGAAGAGGTCTATGAACCAGTTCCACGAATCGCTGAATCTGTTCCTCTGTTGCCCCCACATATAGAAGAGGCACTCCCCCCGATAAGCGCTCTATAAAGCCGATGAACTCTCGAATGTCGTCACTCAGGGCCGTGGGGATCATGTTCGAGAACTCGGCAACTTTCTGCATTGTCAAAGGCACAGGAAAACCGGGTGCCAATTTCAAACACCCAGGCGGATTACCTCCAGACGCTCGGTGAACACTGGCATCGAGTCATGTTCCCGGAGCGTCACCACCTTGGCCCTCAAAGTCCACGAGAGAGTCCTTCAGCACAGGCTCACCAGGAGGCCATGTGAAAGCGATTTTGGGCTTCATGCTCCGATAGGAGATGAAATGCCACCAAGCCAGTGCCTCCTTGAGAGGAGCATATGCCTTCTGACGCCACACAGGGGGAGCATTCCGTGGAAGCCCATGCGCGACCAGGCGCGCTCCTTCCCGTCCTTCTCCAGCAGGCCCAAAATCGTATGACATCCTGAAGTCGCCTCTTGGAACAGTCACCCTGAGTTCCAGACCTGCTCGAGCGGAAGTCGATGGCAAGAACTCCGCTGAGACGGCCCCATACCGCTGAGCACAAACGCGTGTCGTGCGTGCCATCCAGGCAAAGTCCACTGGAGCTTCCAACTCGAACATCCTCTCCCCAGGGTATCTCGGCTCTTTTTCGGTCACCGACCGGCTCTCCTGCCAGTACCAATCCGCGAGTGCCGAAGCAAAGTGCCCCAGCACCCTCTCCGTGAAGGCATGTTGTCGCGGCTCAGCAGTGATGATGTCCAGTTGTGTGTATCCACCACCTTTGGGGAACTGGACGATGCCGACGGATGACTCTCCTTGCTCGTTACTGATGGCGCCGTTCTGGTAGGTCCATTCCTTCATGACTCTGTTCTTCGAGATGTCCACGAACTCGGGAAACCTCGCTGGCACCTTTCCCGGCGGAGCCAACTCCTCTTGGTCAACCCCGACCACCAGCTCCGGCCACCTTCGGCGCAAGCGCCGCACAAATCGACCGATCAGCCACTGGGGATCCGCTCGAACGAGGAAGTCATGATCCCAACCGGACATACGCTACCCGCACTTTCCATGGCCGGCCTGTCGCACGGTTCGCTTGGGCCGGTTGGATTTCTTGTTCCACTCGTTCTGAGAGACACGCGGCACGAACACATCCCTGTCGAAGTAGAGCGAAATTCCTGCCTCACCCCGCCCACCCGGAAGTTGCTTCACAAGGTCATCGAACTTCTCGTCAGCCACTTCAATCGCAAGGTAGTACTCGCGCTTTTCTGCTGGGATGCGCATGCGTGCAAGTTCGCCTGCCGATGATGTGGGTGGCATCGTCGTGACGTAGACTCCATAGGGGCGTCCCCCAGGAGGATTCGACGCTTTGAGATACCAGGTCCTCGAGTTCGCGGTGATGGCGTCGTAACCCGCCTTGCTCGTGTAGTGATACACGATGATGAGTCCCCACGGGTCAGCCCAGACATTCGGATCCGCAGCGTATCCATACAGACCGAGTCCTGCGTACAATCCCAGGGGATCCTGGCTGAGATATTGCTGCCGAGCAGGATCAAAATATCGATACCAGTTCTGGCGAAGCCCTGTCTCGACATCCTCGTACTGTCCTGGCCACCGCCAAGGGCATTCCTCGGAAGTGCCTGCCTCAAACGAGGAACTCCCGAGGACATCCATGTCCATCTTCCAGGCAAGCTGGCCAGTCTCGTCATAGAGCGCGGTCGTGGTTCCGAGATGATCTGGGACTGTCGCCCAGTACCGACCTGCTTGCTCCTTCGCCACAGGAGTAAAGGTTTCTGGCTCCCAGTACCAAGTCGTCTGCTCCTGATTGGATGACAACTCGTGCAGGAGGGTGTCTCGGTCCCAAACGAAGCGTATCTCTTTTTCTACTGACTCCTGGCCATCCAGCCCCACGCGCACCAGCGCCTTGCGCGTCCTTCGTGCGAAGGCGTCATACTCGAATCGCACACGCAGGCCATCCGGGCGCTCTACCTCCGAAAGGAGCCCGGCACCGTTCCACGTGTAGCGCCAGGTCTCTCCCTGGAGTGACACGCGCTCCGTCTGGTTGCCATCTTCGTCATGCGCATAACGGGTTCCATCAAGCACCTCCAGCCGACCTCCCGAGCCATAGTGCCGGTCGCTTCCTTTGGGCGATGAGTAGACGTTGCCGACAACATCCATCGCCCGGTGGAGCACTCCCGCTCCTGTCTCCTGACCGATGAGACGCCCACGAGCATCGTAATGGTAGTGCGTCGGTCCACGGTCGGCGTCGATAATGGCCGTGATTTGATCTTCACCGTGCCACTGATAAGTGCGCGTATCCAATCGCCGCAGGTGCCCCTGCGAGGCGTGGAGGACGGTGCGGCGTTCGACAGGACGTCCAGCTGGGTCCCGCTCCCACTCCACTCGGATTCCACCCGGTAATGCCCTCGCTGTCTCCAGTCCCAACGAGTCTCTTTCAAAGGTCACTGTCGAGCGCGAGTTGTCGACATGCGTCTTGCCAAAACGCAGGGCAGCCACCCCTCCAAGGTCGTCGCGCACCACCGCCATCCTGCCACCCAGGCTGGTCTCCATGAGGCTGCGCTCGCCGTGCGCGTCAAAGCGCGAAACCACGACATGGGCACCCTGTAACTCACGCAGCACGCGCCCCATGGCGTCCCGCTCTAGAATGATCTCGCTGGTCTCGTTCTTTGCACGCACCAGCGTGCCATCCGCACGGTAGGTGAACTCCGCTCCTGTTCCATCCGAGTGCAACACCCGCACCACTCGACCGTCTGGGTCGTAGGTGTACTGGGTCGACCTGCCGCTCGGCAGGTATGTCTTCTCCACCTGGCCAAGCCTGTCCCGCTGGTAGCTGCGGTTCCTGCCGTCGAACCCCTTCTCTTCTAGCACCCGACCACAAGCGTCGCGAACGAATGTGTATGTTTCTCCTGCCTCATTGATGGCAGCCGTCAGTCGGTCCTCGGTGTCATAGCAAAAACGAACCGTGGTGCCTGCTTCCTCGCGTGCGACAACCTTATGGAAGTGCCCGTAGGTCAGCCTGAAGTGCCGAGTGACATCACGCAGTTCAATGAGATTGCCCTCGGCATCATACGTCATCTCTTGGACGACGCCCGCGGGAGACTCGATGCGCACGATACGACCAAGAGCGTCATACCTACTGCGAAGTGTCGCCCCACGCGCGTCACGTACCTTCACCAACCGGCCCTGAGCATCGTAGGCGTACTCAGTCGTGACGCTGTTGCCTGTCCGAGCGAGGATCGGGTTCTTCTGCTCATCGTACTCTAGGTTGGTGCGAGGCCTTCCCGGCTCTTCCATCCATACCAACAACCCACGCTTCCAGCCGTAGCGGGTCCGCTCGCCCGTGGGCGTCACGCGCTCCACCAGATGTCCCTCGGTGTCGTACCCCCACTGCCACACCCCCTCCGCCGCATCCACAGCCCGCACAGGGAGTCCCTTCGCGTCGTAATCAACGCGTGAGATGGCACCGTCCGGACCTTGGCGCTCCGTGGGGTTGCCTCGCTCGTCATAGATTGTGACTTGCGAGTGCCCCAGAGCGTCCGTCTCTCTGGCCAACGCACCGCAGTCCTCGTCATAGGCGTACTCGGTGACGGCTCCGTGCGGATCCACCACCTTCACGACCATGCCCAGTTCGTCCAACTGGTAGACGGTGACGGCGCCCAAGCTGTCCTCCACCACCGTCTTCCGTTTCTGGAGGTCATAGCTGATGACGTGATCGTAGATGCCACCATCGCCCCAGGTGCGGACACATCGCGCGGCGGAGCCCAGCGCCTCGTACTGAAAGTAGAAGCTGAGGCCTGCCCGGTCCGTCTCCTTCACCAATAGGTGCCCTTGGTACTCGAACTTCCAGGAGTGGCCGGCAGCATCCACCACCTCCACCAGGTCGCCACTTGCGGCATAGATGTACTTGAGGTGCTTATAGAAGCCTGAGTCTCGGGAAAGGGGGAGCTTCACCTCGGCCAAGTGCCCCTGCTTGTCGTGTACGAAGGCAATCAGCCGGCCTCCGCAGTCTCGCACCTGCTCAAGGAGCCCTCGGGTGTCGTAGGTCAATTGGATGGAGTGATGCCGATCGCGGCTGAGGATGCGCTGAAGTTTTGCTCGCTGCGCGTCGCCTCCGGGCGTCGGTTCGAACTCGCGCACCACGCCGTCAGCAGACTCTACCTCCCAGCGGAGATTGCCGAGAGCACGCAGCGTCAGCCGATTGGTAGCGTCATAGACGTGCTGGCCGGCCCGAATGATCCGGTCAGGGAGGCCGTCCAAGTGGAACTCGATCTCCCGCCCATCCTCTGCCAGCAACACCACCCTACCGTGCTCCAGCCACACTTCCTGATTCAGGGAGTGGCTCCACCCGTACCCCAAAGGCCCATTCCTCCAAGCGAGAGAGGACGAATAGACACGCTCGAACACCAGAGGTAGCGGCCCAGGGAGTTCGAAGTCGATGTTGTCCGTGAACACGCGCCCGGTCGCCACATCCACCGGGTGGCCCGTCACGAAGCAGATGGCACGCCGGAAGCGGTCCCGGTATCGCTGGGGCGCAATGCGATCCGTCACGCTCCGCAGGGCCCTGCTGACTCGCGCCCAGCCACGGCTCCTGCGCTGAGCCGCTCGCAATGCTCGGAAGAGTCGTGCGCCCCCACGTGCCGCTGCCCTGAGCATTCTCATGGCGCCTGCCATCAAGAGGCTCTGCGCGATACCGGCCAGGTCCGGCACCATGGCCGGCATGTTCAGTACGGGCATCCCCTTGGGGATGGCCAACACCACGCTTGTCGGCAGCCGTACCGGGTCACTGCAACTCAAGGCGATATCGCCCAGCCGTACTCCCAGCGTGCCACCCAGGCTGACGTTGAGGCTTCCGAAGTAAAGCTCGGCGTCATTGCCGGGCATCCCCCTGGCGAAGGCCACGCCTGGCACTGGCAGATGCGGCATCGTCAGCTTGTTGGTGACGCTGGTGCCACAATTGGTGACCGGCATGCTGTTGACCAGCACCAGCCCAGGTCCTCCGCCTGTCGCCATGCCAATGGCCGCCCCAATGGCCAGTCCCACCGGATCGAACACCATGCCAACAAAGGGCATGGGCACGGGTGTCGGCACGGGCCCCGCGGGCGTGGGCACCAGGACGATGTGGATGTCGATGCCCAGGACCGGATCGAAGAAGGAACTCTGCAGCATGACGCGTCAGGCCTCCTGGACTCGAGGGGCGGGAGGAAGTTCCAAGGCGACAGCCTGGGCCTCCAGCGAATCCGCCTGGGCCTTGAGGCCGTGCTTGCGACAGAGGGCAGCCAGTTGACGCGCCGCCTCGGGTGCCGAGGAGGCGGACCGCTGGTCTGAAGGGGCCTTGTCGGCTGCCTCCAGTGCTTTCTTCCACGCGGCGGTAGCCTCCGCCACTTTGCCCGCACCCGCTAGGAGCTGGCCACACATGCGATAACCCTCGATGGCGAGCACGGGTGTGGCGGCTGCCATCCCTAGCTTCCCCGCCTCGGCATATGCACGGGCAGCCTCGTCGGACCGCTGGAGGATCAGGAGCGTGGAGGCCTGGGCGAGCTGCGCCTGCACCGCCAGTTCTGGGAGTTGGTGCGCCTCAGCGCGCTTGCGAGCGTCCCGAAATACCTCCAGCGCTTGAGCCGTCTGCTTCGCCTGGAGCACATAGCCTCCCAGCACCAACTCCATTGTCACGGCCTCTCTCTTCAGACCCGCCTTCAGGCACATGTCGCGGGCTTCACGCTGCGCCTGGACGGCCTGAGCGGCCTTCCCCTCACGAAGCGCATGAGCTGCGGTGAGCACCTTGAGGCGCAGGATCTGCTGGAAGCTCGGATCGAGCAGGGCTGGCTCCAACATCAGCTCCCGGGCCATCTTCTCGCGCTGGTCAACGGCCAGAGGCTGAGGGGCTCCTTTACGAGGTGGCGGAGCCTCTCGTGGCCCTGCCGCCCCCACCACCTGCGCTCCCGTAGCACCCACGGGCGCCGAGGCCATGGCCGCGAGCATCTGCGCCATATCCTGGCCCGCCTGCTTCTCGTCAGGCCTCGCATCCACACGCTCAGCCTTCTTCGCGAGGGCAACCGCCAGGGGCTCACAGTGAGTCCCATCCGTCTCCACGAGGATGAACCGGGCCTGCCTCGACTCCGCGCGCGTCAGCAGGCTCTTCACATCCGAAGCCCAGTGCTTCGGATCGCGCACCCAGACCGGTGCTAGCACCAGCACCATTCCATCGAAGGGTGCGGTAAGGCTACGCAGCGCCCCGTCCACCTCCAGGCAGAAGCGTGCCAACGCGCTCTGGGCCTTCGGCACGGCCCCAAGCTCCGGCACGGAGACGCCCTCCCCCGCCTCGGCCAGCAGCGTGCGCAGTTCCTCATAGTCCTCGCGCAGCTCCTCCGCGCGCCCTTCCCACCCGTCCTCCCCATCCTCCGTGGGCGTCTCCAGCACGAAGAACGGCGAATGGTTGTCCCCGTGGTGCTCCCCCGCTGCGATGTGCTCCAGCACGGCCAATCGCAAGGAGGGATCCGTCGCCACATGCAGGAGCCGCACGTCCCGGTTGATAATGAACCGCTGTACCGCCTCGACCACCCGCGTTAGTGGCTGCGCAATCGAGTCCATGTCATCCCTCGGTAAGCGCTAGTTGATCTTCACGATCGCGCCGGTGATCTCGTGGAGTGCCTGCGCCGAGGCAGCGATCTTCGGTCCGGAGGTCTCCACCCCCAGGGGCGAAACCTTCACCGAACTCGCCGCCGAACTCGCCTTGACCTCCTTGACACCAGACAGCTCCACGGTGCCGTCGCTCTTGAGCGTTACGCTCGCCGCGCCGCACACCAGGGAGATCTCGCTCACGGCCGTCACCTCGATCTTGTTGCCATCGAACTTCATCTCTCCCGAGGTGTTGTGAATCTGGATCTTCTTGCTCGCCCCGTCGACGGTGATGCTGTCCTTGAGGGTGACGCTCACTTCGCCCTGAGAGGACTTCACCTCGACATCTCCCACCATCGTGTACTTGCCGACCACGTGGTCGGCCTTGTCCCCGCCGACTTCCAGCGTGTCCTTGCTGTCGATGGTCTCCTCGCGGTCTCCCGTAACGAGGAGCTTCTCCAGCGTATTGACGGTGGTGTCGCGGCCCCCGTGCAGGGTGAGCTTCTCCTGCCCCGTCACCTCCTCGGTGCGTGTGGCCTGGACGGTGATCTTCTCGTCCTGCTCCACCGTCTCGGTACGCTTGCCTTTCACGGTGGTCGTCTCGTCCATGTCCACCGTCTTGGTTCGCTTGCCATGGACGGTCATGGATTGGTCACCGCCCACCGTCTCCGACTGCGAGCCATCCACCGAGTTCGTCTGGTTGGCCTTCACCTGGGTGGAGTGGTTGTGCAGAACCACCTCGTTGAAGTCCTTCTGCGCGTGGAGGAACACCTCCTCCGAGTCGGCGGCATCCTCGAAGCGCAGCTCGTTGAAGCCTTCCCCTCCTGGCGTGCTCGAAGTGCGGATGGTGCTGCGTGTCTTTTGATCCGGCAGCGCGTAAGGCGGCGCGTTCTGCCCGTTGTACACAGAGCCCACCACCAGCGGCCGGTCCGGGTCCCCCTCCAGGAAGTCCACCAGCACTTCCATGCCGATGCGCGGTAGGAAGACGAACCCCCAGCCCAGGCCACTCCACACCTGAGCCACGCGTAGGAAACACGAACTCTTCTCGTCCTTCTGCCCCGCTCGGTCCCAGTGGAACTGCACCTTGATGCGGCCGTGCTCGTCCGTGAAGATCTCCTCGCCAGAGGGCCCTACCACCGTGGCCGTCTGCAGCCCCGCCATGCGCGCACGGATACGACGACGCTCGGAACGGAAGGGCGCATCCAGCGGAATGCACTCGAATGTATTGCGGTAGCGCTCACGCGCGGTGCCTTCCTTGGCCTCCTCATGCGTATCGCTGGTGAGCTCCTCGGGTGCATGGCCGTGGTGCTCCACGCGGGTGAGGAGATACCACTGGTCCAACGCGGGGTTGCCATGCCCCGTCAGTTCGAACATGAAGCCCGGGGTGAAGCCGGTGACATAGCCCGCACCGTGCCCATGCTTACCCTGC from Hyalangium ruber harbors:
- a CDS encoding OmpA/MotB family protein, with translation MRSTLALAALAALTATACVSQGKYDELAREAENLDNRLKDEKGAREALEAKVRHLEEQIATLERDKEALTSRLTTSESRLTAAAAERHALEQKNIELSALNDELAKSTRKLAEAKEALEKKSSEYENLAQSLKQEISEGKIQLSELQGRMTVQLKDKILFASGSTRVNKEGQDALVKIAAALKTVQGRIIRVEGHTDDVPMPKDGPFPSNWELSLARAMAVVRALQDSGVDPTVLSAAGYGQYQPIAPNDSPENRSLNRRIEIVLAPKAGGR
- a CDS encoding DUF6531 domain-containing protein, encoding MLQSSFFDPVLGIDIHIVLVPTPAGPVPTPVPMPFVGMVFDPVGLAIGAAIGMATGGGPGLVLVNSMPVTNCGTSVTNKLTMPHLPVPGVAFARGMPGNDAELYFGSLNVSLGGTLGVRLGDIALSCSDPVRLPTSVVLAIPKGMPVLNMPAMVPDLAGIAQSLLMAGAMRMLRAAARGGARLFRALRAAQRRSRGWARVSRALRSVTDRIAPQRYRDRFRRAICFVTGHPVDVATGRVFTDNIDFELPGPLPLVFERVYSSSLAWRNGPLGYGWSHSLNQEVWLEHGRVVLLAEDGREIEFHLDGLPDRIIRAGQHVYDATNRLTLRALGNLRWEVESADGVVREFEPTPGGDAQRAKLQRILSRDRHHSIQLTYDTRGLLEQVRDCGGRLIAFVHDKQGHLAEVKLPLSRDSGFYKHLKYIYAASGDLVEVVDAAGHSWKFEYQGHLLVKETDRAGLSFYFQYEALGSAARCVRTWGDGGIYDHVISYDLQKRKTVVEDSLGAVTVYQLDELGMVVKVVDPHGAVTEYAYDEDCGALARETDALGHSQVTIYDERGNPTERQGPDGAISRVDYDAKGLPVRAVDAAEGVWQWGYDTEGHLVERVTPTGERTRYGWKRGLLVWMEEPGRPRTNLEYDEQKNPILARTGNSVTTEYAYDAQGRLVKVRDARGATLRSRYDALGRIVRIESPAGVVQEMTYDAEGNLIELRDVTRHFRLTYGHFHKVVAREEAGTTVRFCYDTEDRLTAAINEAGETYTFVRDACGRVLEEKGFDGRNRSYQRDRLGQVEKTYLPSGRSTQYTYDPDGRVVRVLHSDGTGAEFTYRADGTLVRAKNETSEIILERDAMGRVLRELQGAHVVVSRFDAHGERSLMETSLGGRMAVVRDDLGGVAALRFGKTHVDNSRSTVTFERDSLGLETARALPGGIRVEWERDPAGRPVERRTVLHASQGHLRRLDTRTYQWHGEDQITAIIDADRGPTHYHYDARGRLIGQETGAGVLHRAMDVVGNVYSSPKGSDRHYGSGGRLEVLDGTRYAHDEDGNQTERVSLQGETWRYTWNGAGLLSEVERPDGLRVRFEYDAFARRTRKALVRVGLDGQESVEKEIRFVWDRDTLLHELSSNQEQTTWYWEPETFTPVAKEQAGRYWATVPDHLGTTTALYDETGQLAWKMDMDVLGSSSFEAGTSEECPWRWPGQYEDVETGLRQNWYRYFDPARQQYLSQDPLGLYAGLGLYGYAADPNVWADPWGLIIVYHYTSKAGYDAITANSRTWYLKASNPPGGRPYGVYVTTMPPTSSAGELARMRIPAEKREYYLAIEVADEKFDDLVKQLPGGRGEAGISLYFDRDVFVPRVSQNEWNKKSNRPKRTVRQAGHGKCG
- a CDS encoding type VI secretion system Vgr family protein translates to MSDSDDVLRRMEQGQEVAREVQEAVRQAREGQVPVKQVRQLEQALGQIPEVQQATQQLGQVARQARDVAERVVGALGGVEALSEVAQAIAGGLKPAEKVRFSFESNADPGGTWRVVELHAREGLSELYAYTVDLANENLGADVDGLLGSSSEVVISREAASRRLCGIIHRVEHTGTKAGHLLARVHVVPALWALSQRKDSYIFQEKTVPEILEEVLSEGLQPYERTVRLELTREYLPREYCVQYRETDLDFALRLMEEEGIFFYFEHTGEKEELVLAEANEQCPTCEPVGGSPITVKGPEASTAEDEALRHFDFSQQLHTTSVVVRDFDWTQPALDLTKKARAKDGQGKDRESYEYPAPLLGPYDAGAKKYKHESQQETLRREAFHVQGKHGHGAGYVTGFTPGFMFELTGHGNPALDQWYLLTRVEHHGHAPEELTSDTHEEAKEGTARERYRNTFECIPLDAPFRSERRRIRARMAGLQTATVVGPSGEEIFTDEHGRIKVQFHWDRAGQKDEKSSCFLRVAQVWSGLGWGFVFLPRIGMEVLVDFLEGDPDRPLVVGSVYNGQNAPPYALPDQKTRSTIRTSSTPGGEGFNELRFEDAADSEEVFLHAQKDFNEVVLHNHSTQVKANQTNSVDGSQSETVGGDQSMTVHGKRTKTVDMDETTTVKGKRTETVEQDEKITVQATRTEEVTGQEKLTLHGGRDTTVNTLEKLLVTGDREETIDSKDTLEVGGDKADHVVGKYTMVGDVEVKSSQGEVSVTLKDSITVDGASKKIQIHNTSGEMKFDGNKIEVTAVSEISLVCGAASVTLKSDGTVELSGVKEVKASSAASSVKVSPLGVETSGPKIAASAQALHEITGAIVKIN